In Chiroxiphia lanceolata isolate bChiLan1 chromosome 11, bChiLan1.pri, whole genome shotgun sequence, the genomic window CTAAACTTCTATATAAAGTCTCAGTATCAATCAAAATATTACCACTACATCCATGTATTTAATGAAGATGCTTTTGACTGTGTCTGCTTTGGCCATATTTTTTCATAAGATGTTGTTAATGCTGTACCATTCTTAACTACTTCTAAATTCTATTCACCAATTCTCTCTGCCAACAGAACTGGACCTAAGCCTCTGGTTTTAGCAAGCAAACCCTAGCATTGCATAGCTGTTAAATTGAATTTTAGAGGTGATTTCAGTTATCACAGAAATCCTGTTAGTCCTACTCAGTCCATAAGTACAAAACTTTTACCACTGCATGCTTCTGAAGTTCCTGACACAGACCTGTATCTTACACATTTGTACTTGCATAATGGTTCTGCTGGAAGAGCCGCTGGCATCAGGAAGCTCACAAACAGGTCCAACCTTAATTCTCTCCCTACTGTCACTTTTTAAAGTGGCAATTAACTTATTTAAAATTGGTTTATAATAAAGTCTTAAAAAATACGTATTCTGACGTATGAGAGTAAGTAGTGAAAAGCTTGACAGCAATACCACCAACCAGGAGTCACTACCTGGCCCAGAATCTCAACAGCTGTCTtcactttcaaagaaaataatactgccttttttttaccAAATTTTGGTAATTCTATATATCCAGTCCAGCAAAGTCTCAATGTTTTGTTCTCATTTGCTCTATGCATTACCCCAGAGAACACACCATAGTTCCAATGTTTCAGATTGTTAATCCCTCACCTCTCTTCTCCTGTGGTTTGAGTCTTAACAAACCTGgccagaggagaaagaggaaagaaaggaagaaggccTGTCAAAGGTGGTACCTGCAGCACAGACGACCtctgcagcaccttctcctGCACCAGGGGGTACTTGGCCAGCTGATCGCACAGCTCCTTGTGCAGCGGCTCCGAGAGCAGGGCTTCGCTGAACGCGATGTCGTGCTGGCTGAGGAGGCTGAACTTGTCCCTGCGATAGAAGGTGGCCAGGCCTTCGTGCTGCTTCTCCTTAATCTTGAACAGCCCTTCGAGTCCAAAAGCATCCAGGGCCGGGGCCAAGCTGTCCACGAAGACAGACTTATCCACCTCTTGCAGGCAGATGAGGTCGGCGCTGTATCCCGCCAGCTCCTTCTTGAGCAGGTTCTGGCGGTAGTCGATCTCCAGGGCGTAGGGAGCGCAGTAGGGGTAGAGCACGGTACGGGAGAACTCCGTCTGGGCGTAGGTGTCGGCCAGGATGTTGTAGGACACGGCGCGGATCGAGCCCTGCCCGCAGACCTTCTTGGTGTAGAGGTGCCGGTTGTCGAAAGTGCAGGCGCCAGGCCCGGCCTCCACGGGGCCGCTGCTCTCCACCTCCCGCGCGGTCCCGTAGCGCTGCTCCCCGTCCCCGGGCGTGCAGCGCAGCTTCAGCCGCAGCCCCACCAGCGCGTTGGACGGTGTGAACACGCGCTCGCCCTCCGCCGCCTCCACCCAGGCCTCGCCCGGCGCGTCCCCGCCGCCCGCGGGGCGCTGCTCGCGGTACCAGCGGAACAGGCAGTGCTGCGGGGCCGCGAACTCGGCGCTCACCTTGGGGCACACGGGGAAGCCGGCGAGCAGCGAGCGCGGCAGGCGCAGCTCGGTGAGCGCAGGCGGGTTGCGCTCCACGCGGTACCGCGCGGCGCCGATGTGCAGCACGGCCCCGTCCTGCCAGGCGGCCGCGTTCGGCACCTCCTCGGCCACCGCCGCGCCGTCGCGGGAGAACAACCGCACggccagcgccgccgccgcctccccgcccTCCGCGCCCTCCTCCGCCCGCGCCTTCTTGCTCTTCTTGCCCGCCTTGCCGTGGCCCTTGGCGGCGTTGGTGGCGATCCGCGCCAGCGCCCGCCCCAGCGGCTCCCCCTGGTCGCGCTGCATGTGCCGGGCGCTGCCGTCGGGCAGCACGAACCGCAGGCTCAGTTTGGGCTCGGACGGCACGCAGCGCACCACGGCGCGCTccatggcggcggcggctccaccaccaccgccgccgccgccgggcggGGGCACGGCGGGGAAGCCGCGGAGGCTCCGGAGGGCGGAGCGGAGCCGGCGCCACATGGACCCGGCGGCGCTGCGGCTTCCGCGGGGCGCGGCCGGAACCGCCgcgcgggggcggggccacCGTCAAGGCGCGCgcagcggggcggggccgggcgggaggCGGGGGCCGTGAGGGCGGTGCTGCCTCCCGGGGCCCCAGCGCGGTGCCTGCCCGGCGGTGTCCGACCGGCAGTGTCCGCCCAACGGTGCCCGCTCGGCGGTACCCGCCCAACGGTGCCCGCTCGCTCCGGGGCCCCGCGCCGCCCTGCCCGCCATTAACCCGCCGGCACGGCGTGAGGGAGGCCGCCCGCTGAACCGCCGGGTTCCGCTCCCTCAGCAGTGAAGTCCCCTTCCCTTCACGGCCAACAGGTGTCCGAGACGGGGGCGGCTCTCCCTCGTAACGCCCCGGTGCAAACTTATAAATCCTTTAACATtaaggggtttgttttgtttcctgtttgcGAGGAAACACTTCGCGTCTGGTTTGACGCCTCGAGCTGAACCGTCCCGGGCTGTGAAAAGCCCGTGCTGGGAGGGTGCCCGGAACTTTGGAAAAGGGACCTCACATTCCCTCCCGCTGCTCCCGCAGTCGCTGCGCGCGGGGCTCTGCCCACACAGGCGCAGAATTAGGGTTTTAAAGACTCTTCGTCAAATATGGGCAAGTGGGTAGAAAATCTCTGGGATTTCTTCACATTTCCGTTTATAGttgtacaaaaagcagaagcttAGCAACAGCCACCTGATGCCTGAGGGTATTAATACTTAAACTTCCCCAGGCATTCCTGCTGTGATCTGGAACGCAGAGGTTTTTATCTGCGTGGTGCAGGCGGGGACCGAAGCACGAGGACTCGCCGACGCGCTCGGTCTGTCTCCGGCAGACCGGGACAGCCAAGGTAAGGCTTTTCAGAGTctctgcttctatttttttttttttttttttttttaaatcacgAGAGGGATTGATCTCCTCGGCCAGGGAGAGTCCCGCCCGGCCCAGCCCTGCCGCCCGCCCTCGGCCCCGGGGTAACCGCGCTGCTGTCCCGAGCCGGggcccagggagagctgagggcGGCGGGGACCCCTCcgtggggcagggacagctttgTGTCTTTTGGTGCGTCCACCACCGCCCGTTTTAGTGCGTTTCGAGGACATACCGCTGATTTAGGAGGTAGCTTTGGCTTTCTGCTCCCCCGCTGAACTGCGGTTCTGAGTTTGTGCATCCTGTTTCCAGGGGAACCGGACTGTCGGTCTTTTGGGATAGCCGTACTCAGCCGCTTAAGCCGCTGTAGAAGGGTGGCCTTTTAGTTGAACCCGAGTCCAGTGGCACAACaaggtttgcttttttatctttatttcctttttttttattatttttattttatacaagGTGATTATCAAGCTTTGGTTTCCAAGTACCTTTAACCGTGTAAACCCAATTATCTGCTTCACACCTTCACCCCACCCCCAGACTAGGATTCTTATTTCAAACCTACACCTGTCTCCACTTTCCTGTTGCACAGCCCAACTACCCACTGGTCTTAACCAAATTTCCCACCTTCTTAACTTGACTCCTATATCCACcctgagaacagaaaatgtgCCTACATCAGGCAAGACCAGCCTGGGGCAGTCTGATGGGGGTTTAATCAGCCCCTTTCCTGGTGTCTTCTGTGTGCTGTACAGCTGATAAATAAGTACTGTCAGAGATTTGTACCAGAACTTTTCAATTTTATGCAATGTACTAATCTGGAGTTAATAAAACTGTAACGTGTTTTTTTAGTACCTCAGGCTTTGTATGTGTGCACTTGTGTTGAACTTTGCCATCTGAGACTATACACCACTTGTCTGTTTTCTGAGAGCTAAACTATCATACCTAGACTGTGGAAATCCCTGAGTTGATGTAATTTTATGTCTCATGTCCATTCAGCTTCATATAGGCATCTGTTAAACTGCTTTCTGGACAGGACTGCATTGTAAAATCTTGGTTGTGTTATGGTTTTAGATGGAGCACTCAGATGAAGAACCTCCCAAGAAACGGACTTTGAGAACTTTGTTTCATCCCACTGTTGTACCTTCGTCAGTCACAGCTGATCTGTCACCATTACAGAAAAAACTGTTGACATACCGAAGGAGCCATGAGCAGCAAGAGATGATTGATCAGATACTGTGAGTTTTGTGCAATTCAAGATATTGAAATTCAAATGAGACATTGCACGTTTGACACCTGACAAATAATAATGGTGTTTGTTTAATATAATTGTAGTGAGATTTAGTGATCAAAGATCATCAAAACCCAGGTTGCATTGATTAAAATATTAGGATTATTTCTAATATGTTATTTGTAGTTTTTCTGCACTTCTGATTTTATGTTTTACTTTAGAATTGATCGAGCTCTTAAAGTCTGTGACAAAACCATGGAAGAAACATCTCACAGAGATCCTGCACCTCCTATTCCAGAACTGCCTTCCATTGtgagaaagtatttctttaatattttaagtgtcACCTATTTAGTTCTTTGTTATTGGGGCActtattttacttctcagaaTTTATGTAAAGATACTTATCTTATTCCTTAGTAGTTcataaacatatttatatacTCAGGTAGTCCCATTGAAATGTCACTTATATACCTACAGAATAAAGTCTCTGTTTAGGAAtaatatttgttatattttatatgtctGATGTTTTTGTTTATATGCTCTGAATACATAAcaattttctgttgctttttataCAGGTGAACAATGAGGAAGACCAACAAAGAGTGAGTTAAattcttttgtctgtttttttttggAGTAGGAGAGTGAATGATCTCTATTCAGAGGGGTTGAGCATGTTTTATGGAATCAATGGTGATTAAACAGGAAAAGGTAATTGTGGTGGGGAAAAGAGGAATGGGAGCAAAATAGGAGTCTTGTCTTGTGGTCCAGtagaagaaaagtatttttctgttacagaaagCGTGTCTATCAATAATTAATTTAGCCTTAGCTGAAGGACattacttaagaaaaaaatctaacaggctacagaattatttcagttgAGTTTTGTACCTTAGCCTGTACAAAAACTAGTCTTTGACATCGTTCCCCTGATTTGAGGAACAGGCACTAGTCCTGAAATTTGTGCATAGCTTTTAAAGTAAGACTTAGTCCCTGAGAGCAACTGTAAACCCAAATCagtattgaaatatttatattaagtAGCTTAAGGTAACACCAATTTTTCCTGGCCTATGTTAGATAAACTCAGTCTGTAGATGTAGAGATTCagatcccttttttttttataacaaagCTGTCAGTCAAAAGcataaatacctttttctttggCCAAGACCCACTCCCcttgcggggggggggggtgtttgtcCACATTTTTTTACCAGATAAATGTTTGTCCAAAGAACAATAACCTTAACCTTGAACTGCTTTATTGTCAGCCATAAACTTCAGCAGAGAACCAAGGAAAATGCCATAGTAACAAGtacaatattttgtatttaaacattGAGACAGAGGAACCATTTTACCAGCCACAGAGCAGATTTCAGTGCATTAGTCAGTGAATACTGAAAAGATTAGATTAAGTCACCCGCCCTTATGGATATAAAGCTGTGAATAAAAAGAGACTTTTGTCAAGCccaacacaaaaatatttacatagcCAATTATTAGAGCTCTGTCAATATTGTCCTTTCAGGCAGATTACCTCTTCATGAAGCAGCGTGTGCAGAGCAATCCGGTGGTTCCcatccagcagcactggctcaGGTCCATGCTCGCCTTGGTGCCACGGTCACTTATGGAGGGCAAAGACAGAGAGCTGCTCACTCAAGAGCTTTTAGGGGAGATAGTAAGGGATTATGAAAAGAGCATGAAAAGATGTGTGTGTAAGTACCACAAATTACTCAGTACTTATATTAGTGTTAGTATATATATTACAAGCTGTTCCATATTCtctcactgaaaatattttttctagtttgTTCTTTCAATCAGGCATCATCGTTGTAATTAACTACTGATTTGTCTTTCTCTGCCTCATCAGCTGTGTGTTGGCTGTAATGTTTAAGGCAGAACTTGCTTATTTTATTCAGACCAGGAAAAAGTTAACCAGCTGAAGGTACAGTTCAGGCACCTGTAGACTTCATGTCAGAAAGGTTGAATGTTGATGACATTATTTCATTAAGTCTTTAACCTGTTTAGTTAATTTGCTGCAAGAATGTATCACTGTTTGCTGCTAAAGAAAGTAGAAACTTTTTATGTACTAGTgattctttctccctcttcagGAACAGAAGCTTTTCTTAAGCTGTTCATTCACAAACACATCCATGAGTTTTCTGATGGTAGTTTTGATGCATGAGGAAGCTTGCaataaaaatctgcaaagaTAATTACTATTTTCAGATATCACTCAtacaacttcagttttaaaaccttttaaaaaggTTAATGAACTggaatttttaaagtgttttcccTTGAAAtcatgtattaatttttttgtatttacatttatagTATCCAAAGTCTGAAATTCAGCCAAATTTTGTCAATATTTTagtggatatttttaaaaatgcagattaaaaaatacataatttatcaTGGGACTAACTTCTTTGTAATGTCATCTGTTATAGTATATAGCTATAGTATCTCActgtaattttgtttaaaaaagttGCCATAAATTCTTACAGTCCTGGAATATCTCAGTTTGGAAGGGGCCCATAAGAATCAGAGTCTAACTCTGTGCTCCTACTTGTAGGACTACCTCAAACTAAACCACACAACTAAGAGCACTGTTCAGGTGCTCTGAACATCGTGGTGCCTGATCCCCTCCTGACCATCCCTCAGCAAAGAAAGGGCTTAAgaaagtatttaattatttaaacacGAATCTGTCTGAAAACCTTCATGAAGAGGGGACAGAGTTGGAGTTATGCCACCTGAATCTGTACAGATATTTAGCAGAAGGAATGATTTTGAGTTACCTTAGTGAGAATGTGTTTTGAAGACTAGGGTGACACAGTTACCTCTTCATCCTCCTATGTACttggctcagcctggagaaagacCAAGGAAGTGCAGTGCCTGTTGAGAATGGCATCATTTTCTTCTAAGGttcatgtatttattattttccttagtGCGAAGAGCTCTTATTAAACCAGATGTAGAAGGACttgaagaggaagaggaggcaccTTTGCCTTTGTTACCTCTGTGAGTGGACTAAGCTAGCAAATAACCTACTGGCAAAACACACTGAGTTGCATGAGTGAAATTCTTGTTGAGCTGCACGGACAGAGTTATGGCACAATATTAATTCTAGAGTCCCTTAATGTGGCAAATTTTCTATCTGAAGAGGATCCTGTGTTTCAGCATCTCTTATCTGAATGCTCCATGAAGTTTTAGCACTGGTAGTGTTTTATTACTGTTGTTACAGTTACACAGAGCCACACTAATGACTGCAAATGAAACTTCTTCTGACTCCAAGTGCCCAGACGCTAAAGTGAGAttgcagctgcctctggcatggtgtgtgtgtgtgcagggcagtTCTGTGGCAGACAGCAGTGTTGTACTGTACTCTGACATGCTGAAACTGCATGTAATGCCAAGGGCTCGTGTGACTTTGGTGTTATGAGATAAAACCTTGAGACCGAAGGCAAACCTATTATACTCTCCCAAAACAGAAGAGGAATTCAGGTAGACAGAGTATAAATACCTGAATTGTACAATTTTTCTGGAGCATCAGAATGTGTGCTCTCAGAGTATTGATGATAAAGGCTTCCTGATTGCAGGTGGTGAAGTTAGGAGTTTGCATCTACAGAACTTTTGGAAGAGCAGGTGATCTGAAAATACCATGAAGATAAAA contains:
- the PDE12 gene encoding 2',5'-phosphodiesterase 12, whose product is MWRRLRSALRSLRGFPAVPPPGGGGGGGGAAAAMERAVVRCVPSEPKLSLRFVLPDGSARHMQRDQGEPLGRALARIATNAAKGHGKAGKKSKKARAEEGAEGGEAAAALAVRLFSRDGAAVAEEVPNAAAWQDGAVLHIGAARYRVERNPPALTELRLPRSLLAGFPVCPKVSAEFAAPQHCLFRWYREQRPAGGGDAPGEAWVEAAEGERVFTPSNALVGLRLKLRCTPGDGEQRYGTAREVESSGPVEAGPGACTFDNRHLYTKKVCGQGSIRAVSYNILADTYAQTEFSRTVLYPYCAPYALEIDYRQNLLKKELAGYSADLICLQEVDKSVFVDSLAPALDAFGLEGLFKIKEKQHEGLATFYRRDKFSLLSQHDIAFSEALLSEPLHKELCDQLAKYPLVQEKVLQRSSVLQVSVLQSTTDPSRKLCVANTHLYWHPKGGNIRLIQIAVALSHIKHVACDLYPSIPVIFCGDFNSTPSSGTYSFISSGVIAEDHEDWVSNGEEERCSMALSHPFKLLSACGEPAYTNYVGGFHGCLDYIFIDKNALEVEQVIPLPTHEEVTTHQALPSVSHPSDHIALICDLKWK